The Cyanobacteriota bacterium genomic sequence AAAGCTACATGCTCTTGGATGGATAAACCAGGGATCAAGCCATCTTGGAGGCGATTGGCGGGCACATAACCAACCCCAGCCTGAAGAAACCGCTGATAGGGCAAATGGGTTAGCTCTACAGAGTCGCCACCCAGAGGACAGAGGTGAATAGTGCCAGCACTGGGGCGCAATAAGCCAGCACAACATTGCAGCAGCAACTGTTGACCATTGCCCTCTAACCCTGCTAGTCCAATCACTTCACCAGCGTGCACCTCTAACTGGTCAAGGTGAATTTGCAGGCGCTCGGTAGTAACCTGCAAGGACTGTAGCCGCAATAACACCCGCTCCTGACAAGTTGGTGGCTTTACCGGAGGGGCTAAGGTTTTCTCAAACATCAAGGCCACTAGGCGTTCTGGAGGGCATGGGATAACCTCATGACCAACAACCTGCCCTTGCCGCATGATGGTGACTCGATCGCAGAGTTGCTCCACATCTTCTAACTTATGGGAAACAAAAATGATGGAATGTCCCGCTGCTGCTAACTGCCGCATGGCTTCAAACAGGGCTGTTTTCTGAGAAGCCGAAATGCCGGTAGTCGGCTCATCTAAAATCAGTGTTCGCACCCCTAGGGACAACAGCCGCAAAATTTCCAGTTGTTGCCGTTCGCCAACCGTCAGGGTAGCTACCAATGCCTTGGGGTCTAGGTGGAAATTGAACTGGGCAGCAAGCTGTTGAAACTGACGAAGCCCAGCCCGGTAGTTGAGGAACCACCCACTAGGGCGACCCATGAGAAAGTTTTCGATTACCGTCAGGGGGGGAAAGTCTAGTGGATCCTGGTGCAACATACCTACACCGGCCTGGATTGCTGCTGCTGGCGATCGCAGGTGCACAGGCTTGCCGTCTAGAATAATTTCACCTTGATCGCAGGGAATAAACCCACTCAACACCTTCACCAGGGTACTTTTGCCAGCACCATTTTCCCCTAGCAGCCCGTGGATGCTGCCTGCTTCCAAAGTCAGAGATACATCGTCGTTGGCTTGAACAGAGCCAAACCGTTTGCAAATATGCCGCAGTTCAACACGCATTAGCTCAGAGGGCAATGGTGAATACCCAGTCGCTATATCTAGGCTCCCGATTTTCAGTGATGGCTGCTAGCAGAGTCATCAGCTTGGTAGTAATGGGGCGATCGGGCGAGAGGTGATAGTTTTCAATTTGCTTCACTGGGGTGATTTTTGCTGCTGTACCACTGAGGAACACTTCATCCGCAATGAACAGTTCAGTCTTGTCCACCGATCGCTCTGCCACAGGGATACCCAAGTCTCTGGCTAGGGTAAGAATGCTATCGCGAGTGATGCCTTCTAGGATGTCTTGGTCAAAGCCAGGAGTGATCAGTTGGCCATTGCGAACTAGGAACACATTCATGCCCGACGCTTCACAGACTTTGCCCTGGGAGTTCATCAAAATCGCCTCATCAAAGCCAGACTCAACGGCTTCTGTCTTGGCCAACGAGGATGTAATGTAAGCGCCGCTAATTTTGCCCCGCAAGGGCAGGCTGCGATCCTCCTGACGATACCAAGAGCTAATCCGACAGGTGGCACCATCCTTGGGCAAGTAGTCTCCCATTTCTAGCCCGTAGATGAAAAAGTCTTTTTGGACACTGTGCAGACGGGGTGCAATCCCAAGATCAGAGGTGTAAACAAAGGGACGAATGTAGAAAGGTTGGTTGGGACGATTCTTTTGCACAAACTCGATGATTAAGGTCTGAATTTTGTCTGCGGGTAGGTCAAAGTGGAGAAACTTAGCACTGTGACTGAGGCGCTGGCAGTGACGATCGAGTCGAAAGAGCAAAATCTGGCTGGAATTCTGGGGATCAGGGATGCCACGCAACCCCCCAAAGGCTCCTGTTCCGTAGTGAAGAGCATGGGTAGCAATGGAAAGATTCGCCTCAGCAAACGGAATGAACTGTCCTTGAAAGTATGCGATCGGTAAAAAGGTTGGAGATGAAACTGTAGACATTACTGCTTGCGCCAATTGCCATGAGATAAAAATTCTATTGTCGCACGGGTATCATCCTCTAGTTAGGATTCGTGTCAACAGATTTCATCATTATCATTCATACAGGGCTAGCACATCAACCAATTAGCCTGCGCACAACTCACTCCTCAGAGGGTGTCCACAGATTGGTAAATTCTTGGAGAAACTGCTCAATGGTACTTAAGCGCTCCTGCAACTGAGCAATCTGAACCTGTGTAGGGTCAGGCAACTTGCGCAAGAGCCACTTGTTTTCAGCCAACTCTAGGTTGACCTTGCCCCCCTGTTGCTCAACAAAGCGAGTGACGGCACTAATGACCCCTGGCCACTCAGCCCGCCAATCATCACCTAGCATGACTCCATTCAGCCGCACCAAATCCCAATAGTTCACTAAGTCTTGGTAGACATCCGCCGCATCGTGGCTAGCATCAATGTAGACTAAATCGGCCTGTACAGCGTGAAATGCCAGCCAGCGAGCAGCAATGCTGCTAGTATTGGGGAACGGGATGATGTAATCGTGCAGCTCAGTGTGCATGACGTTGGCTAGGAATTGGTAGTACAGCGTCGGATAGCCGTGGCGCTGAAAGGCATGGAGATCGGGGGGACGATCGCCCAACGACAGCACATGCTCTATTCCTCCCAGCCATGTGTCAATGCAGATAATAGCTGCATCAAGCTGCTGTTGACGCAGAATAGAGGCCATGTGGAGCGCTGAAGCCCCCTTCCAGGTACCCACTTCTAAAATCAAACGGGGCTGTAACTCGGTAATCAATTGTTCAAAAATTGGGTGTCTGCTACCCCATCCTTGCAAATCGACCGGAAAGTCTTGGTAGTTGAAATCTTGGTATGGACTGACAGGGTGGAGTTTCTCTAGCCACGATCGCGCAACTTGTCCCATGATGATGATCGACAATCAACAGCTTGGTGTAATTCTGCTCCAGCATTTCTGAAACTTAGTCAGTCAAGAGTGGCGATAACTTGTGTAGAATCATGACGAATTATTAAACTGATTTCAACATGGCGATTACGGTTTATCGTCACCACACCTAAGTTCTGAGCATTGATTGACACCATTGCAGTTTTAACATCATTTCTATGGCAGAGATTTATTCCTGGTTAGCACAAGGGCTGATGGGCGCAGCCTCCGTCCTCCTAGCTGAAGTCGTTCGTGACCTGTACCATCTAGCTGGGCACTATTGGCAGCCACTACAGAGTCCCCATAGCCTGCACCACAAGGCCTATCGCCGTGACCTTAGCGTTGTGAGTCGAGAAGCCTATTGCAAAGCCCAGTGGTACAATGACGTGCCTGAAGCTCTGGTGATGGTGGGTGTAACCGGATTAGTAGCTGGGATCACTCAAAAACTGGCCTTACTAGTAGGCTGTGTCTACGCTCTTGGGTTCTTAGTGACAGCAGTAGCCCGATCGCGGGGATGGCTACTATGGACTGACTTCACCCATGAACCAGGCAACTTGGTGGAAAAACCTAGCCGCTGGACTGTTAATCGCACTTACCATTGGCGGCACCATTTTGATCAGGGTAATGCCTATTTTTGCGGTACCTTTACGCTAGTAGATAATTTACTAGGGACGAGTTTGGCCTTGAAGGGTAAGCGCGTGGCCATAACCGGAGCAGCGGGCACCATGGGGCGGGCACTGATTGCAGCGTTGGCTGCTAAGGGTGCTAAGCCGATCGCCCTAAC encodes the following:
- a CDS encoding branched-chain amino acid transaminase; amino-acid sequence: MSTVSSPTFLPIAYFQGQFIPFAEANLSIATHALHYGTGAFGGLRGIPDPQNSSQILLFRLDRHCQRLSHSAKFLHFDLPADKIQTLIIEFVQKNRPNQPFYIRPFVYTSDLGIAPRLHSVQKDFFIYGLEMGDYLPKDGATCRISSWYRQEDRSLPLRGKISGAYITSSLAKTEAVESGFDEAILMNSQGKVCEASGMNVFLVRNGQLITPGFDQDILEGITRDSILTLARDLGIPVAERSVDKTELFIADEVFLSGTAAKITPVKQIENYHLSPDRPITTKLMTLLAAITENREPRYSDWVFTIAL
- a CDS encoding bifunctional sterol desaturase/short chain dehydrogenase, with amino-acid sequence MAEIYSWLAQGLMGAASVLLAEVVRDLYHLAGHYWQPLQSPHSLHHKAYRRDLSVVSREAYCKAQWYNDVPEALVMVGVTGLVAGITQKLALLVGCVYALGFLVTAVARSRGWLLWTDFTHEPGNLVEKPSRWTVNRTYHWRHHFDQGNAYFCGTFTLVDNLLGTSLALKGKRVAITGAAGTMGRALIAALAAKGAKPIALTTSTAAEFDPTVQVVTWQLGQEEALRELLRGVDILIVNHGINVHGDRTPDAIERSLEVNALSVWRWMELFLSTVEASEHRALKELWINTSEAEVSPALSPLYELSKRLIGDLITLRRLDAPCIIRKLILGPFRSNLNPYGVMSAQFVAKAIVALAQRDVRNIIVTINPLTYLLFPLKEAGRSLYFRLFSRRSRAVDS
- a CDS encoding ATP-binding cassette domain-containing protein, coding for MRVELRHICKRFGSVQANDDVSLTLEAGSIHGLLGENGAGKSTLVKVLSGFIPCDQGEIILDGKPVHLRSPAAAIQAGVGMLHQDPLDFPPLTVIENFLMGRPSGWFLNYRAGLRQFQQLAAQFNFHLDPKALVATLTVGERQQLEILRLLSLGVRTLILDEPTTGISASQKTALFEAMRQLAAAGHSIIFVSHKLEDVEQLCDRVTIMRQGQVVGHEVIPCPPERLVALMFEKTLAPPVKPPTCQERVLLRLQSLQVTTERLQIHLDQLEVHAGEVIGLAGLEGNGQQLLLQCCAGLLRPSAGTIHLCPLGGDSVELTHLPYQRFLQAGVGYVPANRLQDGLIPGLSIQEHVA
- a CDS encoding class I SAM-dependent methyltransferase, producing MGQVARSWLEKLHPVSPYQDFNYQDFPVDLQGWGSRHPIFEQLITELQPRLILEVGTWKGASALHMASILRQQQLDAAIICIDTWLGGIEHVLSLGDRPPDLHAFQRHGYPTLYYQFLANVMHTELHDYIIPFPNTSSIAARWLAFHAVQADLVYIDASHDAADVYQDLVNYWDLVRLNGVMLGDDWRAEWPGVISAVTRFVEQQGGKVNLELAENKWLLRKLPDPTQVQIAQLQERLSTIEQFLQEFTNLWTPSEE